In one window of Lacticaseibacillus casei DSM 20011 = JCM 1134 = ATCC 393 DNA:
- a CDS encoding YxeA family protein: protein MKKMLIGLVVLIVLGFGAMKAYQHFSYGGPSYYTKITEKGKESNDSEGNKQYDYKLTGYDEKGQAKQLKFKVYRDRHLKMNAYLKMTYNKNRGVTRWQSVPSKDVPKAARQKLD from the coding sequence TTGAAAAAAATGCTAATAGGATTGGTTGTCCTGATTGTGCTGGGATTCGGTGCCATGAAAGCTTATCAACATTTTAGCTACGGCGGTCCGAGCTACTATACGAAGATTACGGAAAAAGGTAAAGAATCAAATGATAGTGAAGGCAACAAGCAGTATGACTATAAGTTGACCGGTTATGATGAAAAGGGTCAAGCCAAGCAACTCAAGTTTAAAGTTTATCGTGACCGGCATTTGAAGATGAATGCGTACCTAAAAATGACTTACAACAAAAATCGCGGCGTTACCCGCTGGCAAAGTGTTCCGTCTAAAGATGTGCCAAAAGCGGCAAGACAGAAATTAGATTAA
- a CDS encoding AAA family ATPase — protein sequence MLIEFSVQNATSIKDEMILSAETGERLSRLKETNTIRENNSSLLKNLMIIGPNGSGKANIINALKLMRSMVLNDPDKITTSLPYNPFRLNTLNAKAPTKFQVKFNYGNQTFQYSFSYVSKAIVAEKLTQVLKTTERTIFAREGQNYPVLDEELKKVAANTKKNSLFLFNAQKANISAAITVLEWFQKDLVFVNSKNIIPDQLTELMDDKRIKDEFLRFLRFADFNIIDVKVRDIPLSLPEEIKKIMATLQPEIDLPDTRKELYASHKQYDGNGNVIGTEEIPLTQESRGTQKIFLIALSIINAHLNGNGKTILFDEFDDSLHFELSKALVEIFNSKQNRNQFILTTHELQLLNSELRTDQIYLVEKDFQGRSSLYSVFDFKDSKNTARHDVQYMKRYIEGRFGSLPQIDVDEMLSALNASNPPARK from the coding sequence ATGCTTATTGAATTTTCCGTCCAGAATGCTACTTCTATCAAAGACGAAATGATCCTTTCAGCTGAAACAGGTGAACGTCTCAGCCGCCTCAAGGAAACTAATACCATCAGGGAAAACAACAGTTCACTGCTAAAAAATCTCATGATTATTGGTCCAAACGGCTCTGGCAAGGCAAATATCATCAATGCACTCAAATTGATGCGATCCATGGTCTTAAACGACCCTGATAAAATCACTACATCATTGCCGTATAATCCATTTAGGTTAAATACGCTTAATGCCAAAGCACCGACCAAATTTCAAGTTAAATTCAATTATGGAAATCAAACCTTTCAATATTCCTTCTCTTATGTTTCCAAAGCAATCGTTGCCGAGAAACTAACCCAGGTTCTCAAAACAACTGAACGGACGATTTTTGCTAGGGAGGGTCAAAATTATCCGGTGCTGGATGAGGAGCTTAAGAAAGTTGCCGCAAATACCAAAAAGAACTCACTTTTTCTTTTCAATGCACAAAAGGCAAATATCTCCGCGGCAATTACCGTTCTCGAATGGTTTCAAAAGGATCTTGTTTTCGTCAATAGCAAGAACATTATTCCTGACCAGCTAACCGAGTTAATGGATGACAAACGAATCAAAGATGAATTTCTACGCTTTCTTCGCTTTGCTGACTTCAATATTATTGATGTTAAAGTCAGAGATATTCCTTTGAGCCTCCCGGAAGAGATCAAAAAAATCATGGCGACTTTGCAACCAGAGATTGACCTTCCTGATACTCGAAAAGAACTCTATGCTTCCCACAAACAATACGATGGTAACGGCAACGTTATTGGTACTGAGGAAATCCCACTTACTCAAGAATCACGGGGCACCCAAAAAATTTTCCTGATTGCACTCTCTATCATCAATGCCCATCTTAACGGCAATGGTAAGACAATTCTCTTCGACGAATTTGATGATTCCTTACATTTCGAATTATCAAAAGCGTTAGTCGAAATCTTCAACTCTAAGCAAAATAGAAACCAGTTCATTCTGACCACCCACGAACTGCAACTGCTCAATTCGGAATTGCGAACGGATCAAATTTATCTGGTCGAGAAAGATTTTCAAGGCAGAAGTTCGCTTTACTCTGTTTTTGATTTCAAGGACAGCAAGAACACGGCTCGCCATGACGTTCAATATATGAAGCGCTATATTGAAGGCCGATTCGGCTCCCTGCCGCAAATTGATGTCGACGAGATGCTCAGCGCATTGAATGCCAGCAATCCACCAGCGAGGAAGTAA